From a region of the Chlorocebus sabaeus isolate Y175 chromosome 23, mChlSab1.0.hap1, whole genome shotgun sequence genome:
- the THG1L gene encoding probable tRNA(His) guanylyltransferase isoform X1, whose translation MWAACKVKVHDYLATASITLRRCLRLGATMAKSKFEYVRDFEADDTCLAHCWVVVRLDGRNFHRFAEKHNFAKPNDSRALHLMTKCAQTVMEELEDIVIAYGQSDEYSFVFKRKTNWFKRRASKFMTHVASQFASSYVFYWRDYFEDQPLLYPPGFDGRVVVYPSNQTLKDYLSWRQADCHINNLYNTVFWALIQQSGLTPVQAQGRLQGTLAADKNEILFSEFNINYNNEPLMYRKGTVLIWQKVDEVMTKEIKLPTEMEGKKMAVTRTRTKPVPLHCDIIGDAFWKEHPDILDEDS comes from the exons ATGTGGGCAGCCTGTAAAGTTAAGGTTCACGATTACTTGGCCACCGCTTCCATCACTCTGAGACGGTGCCTGAGATTGGGGGCGACCATGGCAAAAAGCAAGTTCGAGTACGTGAGGGACTTCGAGGCTGACGACACCTGCCTGGCCCACTGCTGGGTGGTAGTGCGGCTGGACGGCAGAAATTTCCACCG GTTTGCTGAGAAGCACAACTTTGCAAAACCTAATGACAGCCGTGCTCTCCACCTGATGACCAAATGTGCCCAGACTGTGATGGAAGAACTAGAGGATATTGTGATTGCATATGGACAGAGTGATGAGTACAGCTTTGTGTTCAAGCGGAAAACCAATTGGTTTAAAAGAAGAGCCAG TAAGTTCATGACTCATGTGGCCTCCCAGTTCGCCTCCAGCTATGTGTTTTATTGGCGGGATTACTTTGAGGACCAGCCCCTTCTGTATCCCCCAGGCTTTGATGGAAGAGTCGTGGTGTATCCCAGCAACCAGACTTTAAAGGACTACCTCAGCTGGCGACAAGCAGATT GTCACATCAATAATCTTTATAATACAGTTTTCTGGGCACTTATACAACAATCTGGACTAACACCAGTACAAGCCCAAGGGAGATTACAG gGAACTCTTGCAGCAGACAAGAATgagattttgttttctgaattcaacATCAACTATAATAATGAGCCGCTGATGTATAGGAAAGGGACTGTGTTGATATGGCAGAAG GTGGATGAAGTGATGACAAAAGAAATTAAGCTGCCAacagaaatggaaggaaaaaagatgGCAGTAACCCGGACCAGGACAAAGCCAGTGCCCTTGCACTGCGATATCATTGGGGATGCTTTCTGGAAGGAACATCCAGATATTCTAGATGAAGACAGCTGA
- the THG1L gene encoding probable tRNA(His) guanylyltransferase isoform X2: MTKCAQTVMEELEDIVIAYGQSDEYSFVFKRKTNWFKRRASKFMTHVASQFASSYVFYWRDYFEDQPLLYPPGFDGRVVVYPSNQTLKDYLSWRQADCHINNLYNTVFWALIQQSGLTPVQAQGRLQGTLAADKNEILFSEFNINYNNEPLMYRKGTVLIWQKVDEVMTKEIKLPTEMEGKKMAVTRTRTKPVPLHCDIIGDAFWKEHPDILDEDS; this comes from the exons ATGACCAAATGTGCCCAGACTGTGATGGAAGAACTAGAGGATATTGTGATTGCATATGGACAGAGTGATGAGTACAGCTTTGTGTTCAAGCGGAAAACCAATTGGTTTAAAAGAAGAGCCAG TAAGTTCATGACTCATGTGGCCTCCCAGTTCGCCTCCAGCTATGTGTTTTATTGGCGGGATTACTTTGAGGACCAGCCCCTTCTGTATCCCCCAGGCTTTGATGGAAGAGTCGTGGTGTATCCCAGCAACCAGACTTTAAAGGACTACCTCAGCTGGCGACAAGCAGATT GTCACATCAATAATCTTTATAATACAGTTTTCTGGGCACTTATACAACAATCTGGACTAACACCAGTACAAGCCCAAGGGAGATTACAG gGAACTCTTGCAGCAGACAAGAATgagattttgttttctgaattcaacATCAACTATAATAATGAGCCGCTGATGTATAGGAAAGGGACTGTGTTGATATGGCAGAAG GTGGATGAAGTGATGACAAAAGAAATTAAGCTGCCAacagaaatggaaggaaaaaagatgGCAGTAACCCGGACCAGGACAAAGCCAGTGCCCTTGCACTGCGATATCATTGGGGATGCTTTCTGGAAGGAACATCCAGATATTCTAGATGAAGACAGCTGA
- the THG1L gene encoding probable tRNA(His) guanylyltransferase isoform X3, with protein MDRVMSTALCSSGKPIGLKEEPGFDGRVVVYPSNQTLKDYLSWRQADCHINNLYNTVFWALIQQSGLTPVQAQGRLQGTLAADKNEILFSEFNINYNNEPLMYRKGTVLIWQKVDEVMTKEIKLPTEMEGKKMAVTRTRTKPVPLHCDIIGDAFWKEHPDILDEDS; from the exons ATGGACAGAGTGATGAGTACAGCTTTGTGTTCAAGCGGAAAACCAATTGGTTTAAAAGAAGAGCCAG GCTTTGATGGAAGAGTCGTGGTGTATCCCAGCAACCAGACTTTAAAGGACTACCTCAGCTGGCGACAAGCAGATT GTCACATCAATAATCTTTATAATACAGTTTTCTGGGCACTTATACAACAATCTGGACTAACACCAGTACAAGCCCAAGGGAGATTACAG gGAACTCTTGCAGCAGACAAGAATgagattttgttttctgaattcaacATCAACTATAATAATGAGCCGCTGATGTATAGGAAAGGGACTGTGTTGATATGGCAGAAG GTGGATGAAGTGATGACAAAAGAAATTAAGCTGCCAacagaaatggaaggaaaaaagatgGCAGTAACCCGGACCAGGACAAAGCCAGTGCCCTTGCACTGCGATATCATTGGGGATGCTTTCTGGAAGGAACATCCAGATATTCTAGATGAAGACAGCTGA